TTTTATTGTATTCCCAGGTCGGTGCTTTTTCATATTCTTCAACTCTGGGAGTCCCCTCAGTGTAAAAAGTCCCGCTGTCCATGTTCCTGGCCTTATAGGGACAGGCGACGACACAGCGCCCGCAACCGATGCAAGGTAAAAAGCCGGAATTATAAAAATAATTTTGGCTCGGGGAAATTACCTAAATTACTTTCGGGTTCCAGGTTCAATGGACAACTTGGGGGAAGTTGGAATAGGTGACCGCCTGACCTGATGGAGAGCAGGGACTGTTGAGAGATGACCTTGGGCCTAAGATTTCTTCTAAGTGCGAGATCGCCGCTCGATTTCCTCGCAAAGGTCATCAACCCAGTCTTTCTTCAGGGGCTTGGGCTTTTCTTTTTCTGGCCGCGAGGGCTCAGGAGCGTTTTCAGAGGAATGATTCAGGATAATGATAACCATCTCCAAATTTTCTGCGCCCGTCTCTTCTTTTTTTCGGATGGGCGAAATCTTCTCCCGCAGTTTGGCGTTGAGCTTCAAAAGCAGTTCCCTCAGCTCATTGAGGGATTTGGCCGACGGTGTTTTCTTGCCGAGTGATTCTTTACTGGAATTTCCCATTTTTTCCTTTCCCAGGTGCCCTTAGACCCGGTAAGCAGATTTTCCGGCCAACTTCTCTTTATTCAACCGGTGATGGAGGTAAAGCCCTTCCAGGATAAATTCCAAACCCGAGGCCAGGGTAGCCGGGGTTTTATCGCACTGGAGCTTCTTTAAGCCTTCGAGCAACCCGTTCATTTCGCCGCTATAAGGCTGAATTTCATGCGCCTTCTCTTCGTAAACTGAAGATTTCATCCCTTCGGAAACTTCGACAGACCAGCCACCTTTGAACCTGACCAGGAAGCTGTCGAATTGTTGCACCTGAAAATAGCGGTTAAAGGTGTTGAGGGTGGCTTTGGCCATCAGTTTTTCAATGAGGTTTTCTCCTCGATCTTCGTCCACGGTCTCGAGTTCGATTTTGCCCCCCGTGGAGGCCGCCAGATAAGTAAGGTCACTGACCCGGGGAACCACTTCCCGTTCTCCCAGACGGATGGCTCGGCGGAAAGCGTTGCTGATGATATTTTCGTAATTCGAAATGGAAACGCGTACCGAAACCCCTGAGCGTTGGTTGATTTCCGGGGACTTGCGGGCTAAGGCCGTGATTTCGGCGATGAGTTCCTTGAGGTAAGGGGGAATAATGGTCTGAAAAAGGCCGTCGTCGTCGAAGCGAGTCCTCTCCTGTTCCATGATTTTGATTTCCGCTTCCAAAGACCTGGGATAATGGGTGCGGATCTCCGAGCCATAACGATCTTTCAGGGGAGTGATGATCCGGCCGCGATTGGTATAGTCTTCCGGGTTGGCGCTGGCCACGACGTAGACGTCCAAGGGAAGGCGAATTTTATATCCCCGGATCTGCACATCGCGCTCTTCCATGAGGTTGAAGAGCCCGACCTGGATCTTTTCCCCCAGGTCAGGAAGTTCGTTGATGGCGAAAATGCCGCGGTGAGTGCGGGGAATCAGTCCGTAGTGGATGGTTAATTCATCGGACAGGTAGCGCCCTTCAGCCACCTTAATCGGGTCCACCTCTCCAATGAGGTCAGCGATCGTCACGTCCGGGGTGGCCAGCTTCTCTCCGTACCGGTGTTCCCGGCCCACCCAGATGATCTCGGCTCGGTCCCCCATAGCCTGCAGTTTCTCGCGGCA
This genomic interval from Deltaproteobacteria bacterium contains the following:
- a CDS encoding 4Fe-4S dicluster domain-containing protein, producing MSPSQNYFYNSGFLPCIGCGRCVVACPYKARNMDSGTFYTEGTPRVEEYEKAPTWEYNK
- a CDS encoding magnesium chelatase translates to MAKLPKSKKPRTIEELKKANYTVRTVKTEMRQNLIVKIRKDEELFPGIVGYEETVIPRVENAILSGQDIIFLGERGQAKTRLMRNLVNLLDEEIPAIAGCEINDNPFQPICKSCREKLQAMGDRAEIIWVGREHRYGEKLATPDVTIADLIGEVDPIKVAEGRYLSDELTIHYGLIPRTHRGIFAINELPDLGEKIQVGLFNLMEERDVQIRGYKIRLPLDVYVVASANPEDYTNRGRIITPLKDRYGSEIRTHYPRSLEAEIKIMEQERTRFDDDGLFQTIIPPYLKELIAEITALARKSPEINQRSGVSVRVSISNYENIISNAFRRAIRLGEREVVPRVSDLTYLAASTGGKIELETVDEDRGENLIEKLMAKATLNTFNRYFQVQQFDSFLVRFKGGWSVEVSEGMKSSVYEEKAHEIQPYSGEMNGLLEGLKKLQCDKTPATLASGLEFILEGLYLHHRLNKEKLAGKSAYRV